One segment of Stenotrophomonas sp. SAU14A_NAIMI4_8 DNA contains the following:
- the egtB gene encoding ergothioneine biosynthesis protein EgtB: protein MHSAPAAVAAAQRDLARQFARIRGRSLQLAAPLSAEDAMLQSMDDASPSKWHLAHTTWFFERFVLASLPGHACWDPAWDFLFNSYYKSLGPAHARPRRGLLSRPSLQQVRDYRQHVDEQVLARLLDGDLGEHALQHLQLGLQHEQQHQELLLTDIKHAFWCNPLQPPYDASLAAVASVQTAQAWIAREESIVGIGAAPWPRQAAFAYDNESPPHRVLLPAHALADRPVSNAEYRAFIEAGGYREPQLWLSEGWALCESEGWQHPLYWHDDLQQEYTLGGWRALDPHAPVCHLSYYEADACARWHGARLPTEFEWEAAAASQPAVGHFADDDRLHPYAGQGSGLRQLFGDVWEWTSSAYGAYPGFRPFAGNLGEYNGKFMCGQWVLRGGSCATPRGHVRASYRNFFMPPARWQFSGLRLAKDLP, encoded by the coding sequence ATGCACAGCGCACCTGCCGCCGTCGCTGCCGCGCAGCGTGACCTTGCCCGCCAGTTCGCCCGTATCCGCGGGAGAAGCCTGCAGCTGGCCGCGCCGCTCAGCGCCGAAGACGCAATGCTGCAGAGCATGGACGATGCAAGCCCCAGCAAATGGCACCTGGCCCACACCACCTGGTTCTTCGAACGTTTCGTGCTGGCCAGCCTGCCGGGCCATGCGTGCTGGGATCCCGCCTGGGACTTCCTGTTCAACAGTTACTACAAGTCCCTGGGGCCGGCCCATGCGCGCCCCCGTCGCGGCCTGTTGTCACGGCCCTCGCTGCAGCAGGTCCGGGACTATCGCCAGCACGTGGACGAACAGGTGCTGGCACGCCTGCTCGATGGCGATCTCGGCGAGCACGCCCTGCAGCACCTGCAGCTGGGCCTGCAGCACGAACAGCAGCACCAGGAACTGCTGCTGACCGACATCAAGCACGCGTTCTGGTGCAATCCACTGCAGCCGCCCTACGATGCGTCGCTGGCGGCCGTGGCCAGCGTGCAGACGGCACAGGCCTGGATCGCACGCGAGGAAAGCATCGTGGGCATCGGCGCAGCGCCCTGGCCACGGCAGGCCGCGTTTGCCTACGACAACGAATCGCCGCCGCATCGGGTGCTGCTGCCCGCCCATGCGCTGGCCGACCGTCCCGTCAGCAACGCCGAATACCGCGCCTTCATCGAGGCCGGCGGCTATCGCGAGCCGCAGTTGTGGCTGAGCGAAGGCTGGGCGCTGTGCGAAAGCGAGGGCTGGCAGCACCCGCTGTACTGGCACGACGATCTGCAGCAGGAGTACACGCTTGGCGGCTGGCGCGCGCTCGACCCGCATGCACCGGTCTGCCATCTCAGCTATTACGAAGCCGATGCCTGTGCCCGCTGGCATGGCGCACGCCTGCCCACCGAATTCGAATGGGAAGCTGCGGCGGCGTCGCAGCCAGCGGTCGGTCACTTCGCCGACGATGACCGCCTGCATCCGTACGCGGGGCAGGGCAGCGGCCTGCGCCAGCTGTTCGGCGATGTGTGGGAATGGACCAGCAGCGCCTACGGCGCCTATCCCGGCTTCCGTCCCTTCGCCGGAAACCTGGGCGAATACAACGGCAAGTTCATGTGCGGGCAGTGGGTACTGCGCGGCGGCAGCTGCGCCACCCCGCGCGGCCATGTGCGTGCCAGCTACCGCAACTTCTTCATGCCACCGGCGCGTTGGCAGTTTTCCGGCCTGCGCCTAGCCAAGGATCTTCCATGA
- a CDS encoding GGDEF domain-containing protein, producing the protein MSDHPLRQPAHYLFVLPALLVALVLWATLGNEDVARAGQRVLPWLLACLGAGLALMYNQVRTLCLLLVAAAVFSVLHPDVAHYLRQGRVSALTPLRFHAISAWLPLLFATHALWPERGRRRQDLLLRAIASGTVLAIFILLAAQQPQGMHDLLSNRHFEWVPRDWNALAQLPALLFLLATLALGWQAWRRPRPLHTAMLLALLCLWWMLPRIYLQPALLPALSVAALLLLLGATLQESFHMAFRDELTGLPGRRAFNETLRRAAGTYSIAMVDVDHFKKFNDTHGHDTGDDVLKLVASRLARVGDGGRAFRYGGEEFAVVFLDRPAQACVEAVEALRQSIQDSRMQLRDRRTRSRDDTAGQQQRGRGGAGAVVQVTVSIGLADSRVDPRPAGVVKAADQALYAAKEEGRNRVCAHGGQRVLAVRAG; encoded by the coding sequence TTGTCCGATCATCCGCTCCGCCAGCCTGCGCATTACCTGTTCGTGCTGCCCGCCCTGCTGGTTGCGCTGGTGCTGTGGGCCACTTTGGGCAACGAGGACGTGGCCCGTGCCGGGCAGCGCGTGCTGCCGTGGTTGCTGGCCTGCCTGGGCGCCGGACTGGCGCTGATGTACAACCAGGTGCGCACCCTGTGCCTGTTGCTGGTGGCGGCGGCGGTATTCAGCGTGCTGCACCCCGATGTGGCGCACTACCTGCGGCAGGGTCGTGTGAGTGCGCTGACACCGCTGCGCTTCCACGCCATTTCTGCCTGGCTGCCGCTGCTGTTCGCCACCCACGCGCTGTGGCCCGAGCGCGGGCGACGCCGCCAGGACCTGCTGCTGCGCGCGATCGCCAGCGGCACCGTGCTGGCCATCTTCATCCTGCTGGCCGCGCAACAGCCGCAGGGCATGCACGACCTGCTGTCCAACCGCCATTTCGAATGGGTGCCGCGCGATTGGAACGCGCTGGCGCAGCTGCCGGCGCTGCTGTTCCTGCTGGCCACGCTGGCGCTGGGCTGGCAGGCGTGGCGGCGGCCGCGGCCACTGCACACGGCCATGCTGCTGGCGCTGCTGTGCCTGTGGTGGATGCTGCCGCGCATCTACCTGCAACCGGCACTGCTGCCGGCGCTGAGCGTGGCGGCATTGCTGCTGTTGCTGGGCGCAACGCTGCAGGAATCCTTCCACATGGCGTTCCGCGATGAGCTGACCGGGTTGCCCGGGCGCCGTGCCTTCAACGAAACGCTGCGGCGCGCGGCCGGCACCTACAGCATCGCCATGGTCGATGTGGACCACTTCAAGAAGTTCAACGACACCCATGGCCACGACACCGGCGATGACGTGCTGAAGCTGGTGGCTTCGCGGCTGGCCCGGGTGGGCGATGGCGGCCGGGCCTTCCGCTACGGCGGCGAGGAATTCGCGGTGGTGTTCCTGGACCGGCCCGCCCAGGCCTGTGTCGAAGCGGTGGAAGCACTGCGACAGAGCATCCAGGACAGCCGCATGCAGTTGCGCGACCGCCGCACCCGCAGCCGTGACGACACCGCCGGGCAGCAGCAGCGCGGCCGTGGTGGCGCCGGCGCCGTGGTGCAGGTAACGGTGAGCATCGGCCTGGCCGACAGCCGGGTGGACCCGCGCCCGGCCGGCGTGGTGAAGGCAGCCGACCAGGCCCTGTATGCCGCCAAGGAAGAAGGCCGCAACCGGGTCTGCGCGCATGGCGGCCAGCGCGTGCTGGCCGTCCGCGCGGGCTGA
- a CDS encoding YchJ family metal-binding protein — MKPSPAETCPCGLAAPYAACCGRYHAGEAAPDAERLMRSRYSAYVRQQAEYLRQTWHPDTRPAELSLDDAPGQRTHWLGLTVHEHTVTGADTAEVRFTARYRIGGGSAMKMTEHSRFQRIDGRWYYLDAV; from the coding sequence ATGAAACCCAGCCCTGCCGAAACCTGCCCCTGCGGCCTGGCCGCGCCCTACGCCGCGTGCTGCGGCCGCTACCATGCCGGTGAAGCGGCGCCCGATGCCGAGCGCCTGATGCGGTCGCGCTACAGCGCCTACGTACGCCAGCAGGCCGAGTACCTGCGCCAGACCTGGCACCCCGATACCCGTCCGGCCGAACTGTCGCTGGACGATGCGCCCGGCCAGCGTACCCATTGGCTGGGCCTGACCGTGCACGAACACACCGTCACCGGCGCCGACACCGCCGAGGTCCGCTTCACCGCCCGCTACCGCATCGGCGGCGGCAGCGCGATGAAAATGACCGAGCACAGCCGTTTCCAGCGCATCGACGGCCGCTGGTACTACCTCGACGCGGTCTGA
- a CDS encoding TSUP family transporter, with amino-acid sequence MLELIPPELWWLVLIAFIAGLVDAAVGGGGLVQLPGLFTVLPQQTPAMLFGTNKFSSMFGTGAAAWRYARNVRFPWKPVLFAAATAFVFSFAGATAVSLLPKDAVRPLVLVLLVAMLGYTLWKKDFGALHRPQEIGRRELVIALAIGAAIGFYDGFFGPGTGSFLIFLFVRFFGLDFLRASAASKVVNLATNVAAISFFIPTGNILWLFALPMAAANIIGSVVGTRLALKGGTPFIRKLFVGLVVVLIARMAWDTFRGA; translated from the coding sequence GTGCTGGAGCTGATTCCCCCCGAACTGTGGTGGCTGGTGCTGATCGCCTTCATTGCCGGCCTGGTCGATGCGGCCGTGGGCGGCGGCGGCCTGGTGCAGCTGCCCGGCCTGTTCACGGTGCTGCCGCAGCAGACACCGGCCATGCTGTTTGGCACCAACAAGTTCAGCTCGATGTTCGGCACCGGTGCGGCCGCGTGGCGCTATGCGCGCAACGTGCGTTTCCCGTGGAAGCCGGTGCTGTTCGCGGCCGCCACGGCCTTCGTGTTTTCCTTTGCCGGTGCCACGGCGGTCAGCCTGTTGCCCAAGGACGCGGTGCGCCCGCTGGTGCTGGTACTGCTGGTGGCGATGCTGGGCTACACGCTGTGGAAGAAGGACTTCGGCGCCCTGCACCGGCCGCAGGAGATCGGCCGCCGCGAGCTGGTGATCGCGCTGGCGATCGGCGCGGCCATCGGCTTCTACGACGGCTTCTTCGGGCCGGGCACGGGCAGCTTCCTGATCTTCCTGTTCGTTCGCTTCTTCGGCCTGGACTTCCTGCGCGCCTCGGCCGCATCGAAGGTGGTGAACCTGGCCACCAACGTGGCCGCGATCTCGTTCTTCATTCCCACCGGCAACATCCTGTGGCTGTTCGCGCTGCCGATGGCGGCGGCGAACATCATCGGTTCGGTGGTGGGCACGCGGCTGGCATTGAAGGGCGGCACGCCCTTCATCCGCAAGCTGTTCGTGGGCCTGGTGGTGGTGTTGATCGCGCGGATGGCGTGGGACACGTTCCGCGGCGCGTGA
- a CDS encoding SbcC/MukB-like Walker B domain-containing protein — translation MAISKHTPALFNDGLPDPRLQQFRMRRLQVHNWGTFNGLTEVPIAERGFLFVGRSGSGKSTLLDAMSALLTPPAIVDFNAAAREAERSGRDRNLVSYVRGAWADQQDSGTGEIATQYLRKGATWTALVLEYRAGDGRVVSLVRLLWISGNGTSAGDVRKHYMIAERPFDIAKDLGGFDLDLRKLKQKLADVHHFDTFSGYAERFRDLLGIDNEMALRLLHKTQSAKNLGDLNVFLRDFMLDTPRTFDAAERLVSDFAELDGAHQAVVTARRQVETLLPARAHYNDLKEMSRQRGDDEALKLGIDSFRESRRQLLIEARLREMDVRDRGLLGEESQRRAALDNHTERLAELELQRRQQGGERIEELEREQGRAEAERDRRLAKYNQAREAAQKLQAELPDDAHGFAELVAQAQTELQDRQRASSALDDAISDRLGGKRDDERRFSEVRGELEAMQRTPSNIPAPMQKLRARLAEETGISEAALPFVGELIQVRSDEQAWQGAIERVLGGFALSLLVDDKHYNDVAEWVNRTHLGMRFTYYRVRRNDEAFAREPSGRSLLHKLELRDHVFESWLRRELGKRFDYECVDAKQLRNVDRGITREGQVKHPGDRFEKDDRSAVGDRRRWILGFNNHDKVGAFEKEAQELAKRIAGCETDIARLRGQRDRDNERRLACHELVGISWNEIDIAAPQQRVADIEASLRDLREGNADLARLAQQIDAVRADIEQARRTYEDTRVERGQLVRERDRLDRARQQSRALVLPALAQEQEAGLAERLQEQGPLSLETLEAHMRQVSNALNEQLSSSQQDVNRVENLLLGCFRRFIQQWPEESGDFTVSVASADDFLARLERLERDGLPQHEERFFDLLQNQSKNNLLALQRHSAEARKSIGQRLDEVNASLEQVPFNRGTLLTIELSDRRLPEVGEFHQQLREVLSQQQTEQREVAESQFTVLRQLVNRLGSQEGEDKRWRELVLDVRMHVEFIGVELDAETRQQVEIYRSGAGKSGGQRQKLATTCLAAALRYQLGGADSQLPSYAAVVLDEAFDKADNEFTALAMNIFDNFGFQMVVATPLKSVMTLEPFIGGACFVEISGRHDSGVLLIEYDEEGKRLKLPERSRQQASEPEEADA, via the coding sequence ATGGCCATTTCCAAGCACACTCCCGCCCTGTTCAACGACGGCCTGCCCGACCCGCGCCTGCAGCAGTTCCGCATGCGCCGCCTGCAGGTGCACAACTGGGGCACCTTCAACGGCCTGACCGAAGTGCCGATCGCCGAGCGTGGCTTCCTGTTCGTCGGCCGCTCCGGCTCGGGCAAGTCCACCCTGCTCGATGCGATGTCTGCGCTGCTTACGCCGCCGGCCATCGTCGACTTCAACGCCGCCGCCCGCGAAGCCGAGCGCAGTGGCCGCGACCGCAACCTGGTGTCGTATGTGCGCGGCGCCTGGGCCGACCAGCAGGACAGTGGCACCGGCGAAATCGCCACCCAGTACCTGCGCAAGGGCGCCACCTGGACCGCCCTGGTGCTGGAGTACCGCGCCGGTGACGGCCGCGTGGTCAGCCTGGTGCGCCTGCTGTGGATCTCCGGCAACGGCACCTCGGCCGGCGATGTGCGCAAGCACTACATGATCGCCGAGCGTCCGTTCGACATCGCCAAGGACCTGGGCGGCTTCGACCTGGACCTGCGCAAGCTGAAGCAGAAGCTGGCCGACGTCCACCATTTCGACACGTTCTCTGGCTATGCAGAGCGCTTCCGCGACCTGCTGGGCATCGACAACGAGATGGCGCTGCGCCTGCTGCACAAGACCCAGTCTGCCAAGAACCTGGGCGACCTGAACGTCTTCCTGCGCGACTTCATGCTCGATACGCCGCGCACCTTCGATGCGGCCGAGCGCCTGGTCAGCGATTTCGCCGAACTGGATGGCGCGCACCAGGCCGTGGTGACCGCGCGTCGCCAGGTGGAAACTCTGCTGCCGGCGCGCGCCCACTACAACGACCTGAAGGAAATGTCGCGCCAGCGCGGCGACGACGAAGCCCTCAAGCTGGGCATCGACAGTTTCCGCGAAAGCCGCCGCCAGCTGCTGATCGAAGCGCGCCTGCGCGAGATGGACGTGCGCGACCGCGGCCTGCTGGGCGAGGAATCGCAGCGGCGTGCCGCGCTGGACAACCACACCGAGCGCCTGGCCGAACTGGAACTGCAGCGCCGCCAGCAGGGCGGCGAACGCATCGAGGAACTGGAACGCGAGCAGGGCCGCGCCGAAGCCGAGCGCGACCGTCGCCTGGCCAAGTACAACCAGGCCCGCGAGGCCGCGCAGAAGCTGCAGGCCGAACTGCCCGACGATGCACACGGCTTTGCCGAGCTGGTCGCGCAGGCGCAGACCGAACTGCAGGACCGCCAGCGTGCCTCCAGCGCCCTGGACGATGCGATCAGCGACCGCCTGGGCGGCAAGCGCGATGACGAGCGCCGCTTCAGCGAAGTGCGTGGCGAGCTGGAGGCGATGCAGCGCACGCCTTCCAACATTCCCGCGCCCATGCAGAAGCTGCGCGCGCGCCTGGCCGAAGAGACCGGCATTTCCGAAGCGGCACTGCCGTTCGTCGGCGAGCTGATCCAGGTACGTTCGGACGAACAGGCCTGGCAGGGTGCCATCGAGCGTGTGCTGGGCGGCTTCGCGCTGTCGCTGCTGGTCGATGACAAGCACTACAACGACGTGGCCGAGTGGGTGAACCGCACCCACCTGGGCATGCGTTTCACCTACTACCGCGTGCGCCGCAACGATGAGGCCTTTGCCCGTGAGCCGTCGGGCCGTTCGCTGCTGCACAAGCTGGAACTGCGCGACCACGTGTTCGAAAGCTGGCTGCGCCGCGAGCTGGGCAAGCGCTTCGACTACGAATGCGTGGATGCCAAGCAGCTGCGCAACGTCGATCGCGGCATCACCCGCGAAGGCCAGGTCAAGCACCCGGGCGACCGTTTCGAGAAGGATGACCGCAGCGCAGTCGGTGACCGCCGCCGCTGGATCCTGGGCTTCAACAACCACGACAAGGTCGGTGCGTTCGAGAAGGAAGCGCAGGAACTGGCCAAGCGCATCGCTGGCTGCGAGACCGACATCGCGCGCCTGCGTGGCCAGCGTGACCGTGACAACGAACGCCGCCTGGCCTGCCATGAACTGGTGGGCATCAGCTGGAACGAGATCGACATCGCCGCCCCGCAGCAGCGCGTGGCCGATATCGAAGCCAGCCTGCGCGACCTGCGCGAAGGCAATGCCGACTTGGCCCGCCTTGCGCAGCAGATCGATGCGGTACGCGCCGATATCGAACAGGCCCGCCGCACCTACGAAGACACCCGCGTGGAGCGTGGCCAGCTGGTGCGCGAACGCGACCGCCTGGACCGTGCACGGCAGCAGAGCCGTGCGCTGGTGCTGCCGGCGCTGGCCCAGGAGCAGGAAGCCGGGCTGGCCGAGCGCCTGCAGGAGCAGGGCCCGCTCAGCCTGGAAACTCTGGAAGCGCACATGCGCCAGGTCAGCAACGCGCTGAACGAGCAGTTGTCGTCCTCGCAACAGGACGTCAACCGCGTCGAAAACCTGCTGCTGGGCTGCTTCCGCCGCTTCATCCAACAGTGGCCGGAAGAATCGGGCGACTTCACCGTCTCGGTGGCGTCGGCCGATGATTTCCTGGCCCGTCTGGAACGCCTGGAGCGCGACGGCCTGCCGCAGCACGAAGAGCGCTTCTTCGACCTGCTGCAGAACCAGAGCAAGAACAACCTGCTGGCCCTGCAGCGCCACAGCGCCGAGGCCCGCAAGTCGATCGGCCAGCGCCTGGACGAAGTGAACGCCAGCCTGGAACAGGTGCCGTTCAACCGCGGCACCCTGTTGACCATCGAGCTGAGCGATCGCCGTCTGCCGGAAGTGGGCGAGTTCCACCAGCAGCTGCGTGAAGTCCTGTCGCAGCAGCAGACCGAACAGCGCGAAGTGGCCGAATCGCAGTTCACCGTGCTGCGCCAGCTGGTGAACCGGCTGGGTTCGCAGGAAGGCGAGGACAAGCGCTGGCGCGAACTGGTGCTGGACGTGCGCATGCACGTGGAGTTCATCGGCGTGGAACTGGATGCCGAAACGCGCCAGCAGGTGGAAATCTACCGCAGCGGCGCCGGCAAATCCGGCGGCCAGCGGCAGAAGCTGGCCACCACCTGCCTGGCCGCAGCGCTGCGCTACCAGTTGGGCGGCGCCGACAGCCAGCTGCCCAGCTATGCCGCCGTGGTGCTCGACGAAGCCTTCGACAAGGCCGACAACGAGTTCACCGCGTTGGCCATGAACATCTTCGACAACTTCGGTTTCCAGATGGTGGTGGCCACCCCGCTGAAATCGGTGATGACGCTGGAGCCGTTCATTGGCGGCGCCTGCTTCGTCGAAATCAGCGGCCGCCACGATTCAGGCGTGCTGCTGATCGAGTACGACGAAGAAGGCAAGCGCCTGAAGCTGCCCGAGCGCAGCCGCCAGCAGGCCAGCGAGCCGGAAGAAGCCGACGCCTGA
- a CDS encoding DUF4194 domain-containing protein, translated as MSWHEDPIEAAADDLVEDAYEAEPAPAASQPRRGNDVYYMGDTGRLPLDARRALCQLLIGPSIDQLRHAKLWPALIRSEAGIRSALADLFLELVLDRDSGVAFTRQADTEDVDAPVLLRTSPLTFIDSVLLLFLRQQLAEADARGNRAVVADAEMAEALAIYEKNLSTDRAGFNRRVASAVQKMKDNHILTRLSGQEDRHEVSPALKLLFSAEDVSQLSAVYRQLRETPAAEA; from the coding sequence ATGAGCTGGCATGAAGACCCCATCGAAGCAGCGGCGGACGACCTGGTCGAAGACGCCTACGAAGCCGAACCGGCACCGGCGGCCTCGCAGCCGCGCCGCGGCAACGATGTCTATTACATGGGCGACACCGGTCGCCTGCCGCTGGATGCGCGCCGCGCGCTGTGCCAGCTGCTGATCGGCCCCAGCATCGACCAGCTGCGCCACGCCAAGCTGTGGCCGGCGCTGATCCGCAGCGAAGCCGGCATCCGCTCGGCGCTGGCCGATCTGTTCCTGGAACTGGTGCTGGACCGCGACAGCGGCGTGGCGTTCACCCGCCAGGCCGACACCGAAGACGTGGATGCGCCGGTGCTGCTGCGTACCTCGCCGCTGACCTTCATCGACTCGGTGCTGCTGCTGTTCCTGCGCCAGCAGTTGGCCGAGGCAGACGCGCGTGGCAACCGTGCCGTGGTCGCCGATGCCGAGATGGCCGAAGCACTGGCCATCTATGAAAAGAACCTGTCCACCGACCGCGCCGGCTTCAACCGCCGCGTGGCGTCGGCCGTGCAGAAGATGAAGGACAACCACATCCTGACCCGCCTGAGCGGCCAGGAAGACCGCCACGAAGTCTCGCCGGCGCTGAAGCTGCTGTTCTCCGCCGAAGACGTGTCCCAGCTTTCGGCGGTCTACCGCCAGCTGCGCGAAACCCCGGCCGCCGAGGCCTGA